One part of the Raphanus sativus cultivar WK10039 chromosome 7, ASM80110v3, whole genome shotgun sequence genome encodes these proteins:
- the LOC108815478 gene encoding uncharacterized protein LOC108815478, with translation MATSISDYSDANSFRLSEGNKNGGPLCHCGRKTSLTKSWSDDNPGRLYFRCEVHTFVAWSDEEKACMWQKASLLEARDIMRRQRDEIRQLKAANAKLLRDWNTLQESQVRFDDDVPTVDPDKNLEVELIKAAAREKMIRHCLSISWVGFIVATAIIASRCFK, from the coding sequence ATGGCAACCAGCATTAGTGATTATTCAGATGCCAATTCTTTTCGTTTATCAGAGGGCAACAAGAACGGCGGACCTCTTTGTCATTGTGGTCGAAAGACCTCGTTAACTAAATCCTGGTCTGATGACAATCCCGGTCGGCTATACTTCCGATGTGAGGTTCATACTTTCGTTGCTTGGTCGGACGAGGAGAAAGCATGCATGTGGCAGAAGGCAAGCTTATTGGAAGCTCGAGACATAATGCGCCGCCAACGAGATGAAATTCGACAGCTGAAAGCAGCAAACGCTAAACTCCTCCGGGATTGGAATACTCTTCAGGAGAGTCAAGTCCGCTTCGACGACGACGTTCCTACTGTCGATCCCGATAAGAATCTGGAGGTCGAATTGATAAAGGCGGCTGCGAGGGAGAAAATGATCCGCCACTGTTTGTCAATCTCCTGGGTTGGTTTTATAGTTGCAACAGCAATCATTGCATCTCGTTGTTTCAAGTAA